A genome region from Thermococcus onnurineus NA1 includes the following:
- a CDS encoding membrane protein, producing the protein MLTVERVIEHYFAVVIIVGGLSLPLGIKHTLRAWRTLPEVGWRGRSFGMGLLALVLASFLELPILLLESWLALAFTAGLVEETIKLLPLGFFRDSPGWEKWKLVIGTGLFLGLMEGILYTAGIIVLEEDVYLIGVRAVLIGLHTVWAAISIGFLLGGSGWERFYGLAFSMAAHTLYDLPPLAVVQGLSAGAVAVLGAVSTAFMLATPIMAKRAAELALKLAPEEEREELASEFTF; encoded by the coding sequence ATGCTGACCGTCGAAAGGGTTATTGAGCACTACTTTGCCGTCGTGATCATCGTTGGGGGTCTCAGCCTCCCCTTGGGGATAAAACATACACTGAGAGCCTGGCGGACACTTCCAGAAGTCGGGTGGAGGGGCAGAAGCTTTGGAATGGGACTTCTGGCATTGGTACTTGCATCATTCCTCGAGCTCCCCATTCTTCTCCTTGAGAGCTGGCTGGCTCTGGCTTTTACAGCAGGCCTCGTCGAGGAGACTATCAAACTCCTCCCGCTGGGATTCTTCAGAGACTCCCCTGGATGGGAGAAGTGGAAACTCGTGATTGGAACTGGCCTCTTCCTCGGTCTTATGGAGGGCATTCTCTACACCGCTGGGATAATCGTACTTGAGGAGGATGTATACCTGATCGGTGTTAGGGCGGTTCTCATCGGACTCCACACCGTCTGGGCAGCGATCTCGATAGGCTTCCTGCTGGGTGGAAGTGGCTGGGAAAGGTTCTACGGACTGGCCTTTTCAATGGCGGCACACACGCTCTACGACCTGCCTCCGCTGGCGGTCGTCCAAGGGCTGTCTGCCGGGGCGGTGGCAGTTCTGGGAGCGGTCTCGACAGCCTTCATGCTCGCAACTCCCATAATGGCGAAGAGAGCGGCCGAGCTGGCGCTGAAACTCGCCCCTGAAGAAGAAAGGGAGGAGCTAGCTTCAGAATTCACTTTTTAG
- a CDS encoding ATP-dependent DNA ligase translates to MKYTELSDLYRRLEKTTLKTLKTKFVADFLKKTPDELLEVVPYLILGKVFPDWDERELGVGEKLLIKAVSMATGVQEREIENSVKDTGDLGESVALALKKKKQKSFFSQPLTIKRVYQTFIKIAEASGEGSQDRKLKYLANIFMDAQPEEGKYIARTVLGMMRTGVAEGILRDAIAEAFKVKAELVERAYMLTSDFGYVAKVAKLEGNDGLGKVHIQIGKPIRPMLAQNAASVKEALLEMGAEAAFEIKYDGARVQVHKDGDRVVIYSRRLENVTRSIPEVVDAIKASIKSEKAIVEGELVAVGEGGRPRPFQYVLRRFRRKYNIEEMIEKIPLELNLFDVLYVDGEPLIDTPFRERRAKLEEIVEEGEKLKLAQQLVTKKVEEAEEFYKKALELGHEGLMAKRLDSVYEPGNRGKKWLKIKPTMEDLDLVIIGAEWGEGRRAHLLGSFLVAAYDPHSGEFVPVGKVGSGFTDEDLVEFTKMLKPLIIGGEGKFVEIEPKVVIQVTYQEIQKSPKYRSGFALRFPRYVALREDKSPEEADTIERIAQLYEFQERFKAKK, encoded by the coding sequence ATGAAATACACTGAACTCTCTGACCTTTACCGCAGGCTCGAGAAGACTACCCTCAAAACGCTCAAGACTAAGTTCGTGGCCGACTTTCTGAAGAAAACTCCAGATGAGCTTCTCGAGGTGGTCCCATACCTGATTCTTGGTAAGGTCTTTCCCGATTGGGACGAGAGGGAGCTTGGTGTTGGTGAGAAGCTCCTCATAAAGGCCGTATCTATGGCAACCGGTGTTCAGGAGAGGGAAATAGAGAACTCAGTCAAGGACACGGGAGATCTGGGCGAGAGCGTTGCCTTGGCATTAAAGAAAAAGAAGCAGAAGAGCTTCTTCAGCCAGCCGCTCACGATAAAGCGCGTTTATCAGACTTTCATTAAGATAGCCGAAGCGAGTGGCGAGGGAAGCCAGGACAGGAAGCTGAAGTACCTCGCAAACATCTTCATGGACGCCCAGCCGGAAGAGGGTAAATACATAGCAAGAACCGTTCTCGGCATGATGAGAACGGGCGTTGCCGAGGGCATACTTCGCGATGCCATAGCCGAGGCCTTCAAAGTCAAAGCCGAGCTCGTTGAGCGTGCCTACATGCTCACGAGCGACTTCGGCTACGTTGCAAAGGTGGCGAAGCTCGAAGGCAACGATGGCCTAGGGAAGGTTCACATTCAGATTGGGAAGCCGATAAGGCCGATGCTCGCCCAGAACGCGGCGAGCGTCAAGGAGGCCCTCCTCGAGATGGGCGCCGAGGCGGCATTCGAGATAAAGTACGATGGAGCGAGAGTTCAGGTTCACAAGGACGGCGACAGGGTTGTAATCTACTCCAGGCGGCTGGAGAACGTCACGCGCTCTATCCCCGAGGTCGTTGATGCCATAAAGGCGAGCATAAAGTCCGAAAAAGCGATAGTTGAGGGTGAGCTTGTCGCTGTGGGTGAGGGTGGAAGGCCAAGACCCTTCCAGTATGTCCTCAGGCGCTTCAGGAGGAAATACAACATCGAAGAGATGATAGAGAAGATCCCGCTGGAGCTCAACCTTTTCGACGTCCTCTACGTCGATGGAGAACCCCTGATCGACACCCCCTTCCGCGAGAGGAGAGCTAAGCTTGAAGAAATCGTCGAGGAGGGCGAAAAGCTCAAGCTTGCCCAGCAACTGGTCACGAAGAAGGTCGAGGAGGCCGAGGAGTTCTACAAGAAGGCCCTTGAACTTGGCCATGAGGGTCTCATGGCGAAGAGACTCGATTCCGTCTACGAGCCCGGAAACAGGGGCAAGAAGTGGCTCAAGATAAAGCCCACCATGGAAGATCTCGACCTTGTCATAATTGGGGCGGAGTGGGGCGAGGGAAGGAGGGCACACCTGCTCGGCTCCTTCCTGGTTGCGGCCTATGACCCGCACAGCGGTGAGTTTGTGCCGGTCGGGAAGGTTGGCAGCGGCTTCACCGATGAAGACCTCGTTGAGTTCACCAAGATGCTCAAGCCCCTCATCATCGGTGGTGAGGGCAAATTCGTGGAGATTGAGCCGAAGGTGGTCATCCAGGTCACCTACCAGGAGATACAGAAGAGTCCGAAGTACAGGAGCGGGTTTGCGCTGAGGTTCCCGCGCTACGTGGCTCTGAGAGAGGATAAAAGTCCTGAAGAGGCCGACACGATAGAGCGCATCGCCCAGCTCTACGAGTTCCAGGAGAGGTTCAAGGCTAAAAAGTGA
- a CDS encoding pantoate kinase, whose translation MLIRAFVPAHITAFFVPRFHDDPLKAGSLGAGVNLSKGTNVFLSVETGTLERHIHVAFNGEPVKKDEAVISHSVAEELVPMDFTGEVEIWQYFDFPNGYGFGNSAGGALGTALALSYSFGGTWLRAAQTAHRHEVINKGGLGDVIAQLAGGIEIRVKAGGPGIGLVDNLFFEDYKVLVVPLGRLSTKEVLDGDVIKAIEAEGSKALEKLLAEPKPERMMILAREFAERTGLLDGELLELARELDKVISNPSSMIMLGRGLFALLKPEEVEKARDILADLEVPFDVVDVFMGKPEVGRWVG comes from the coding sequence ATGCTGATTAGAGCTTTCGTTCCCGCCCACATCACAGCCTTTTTCGTCCCGCGCTTTCACGATGATCCGCTCAAAGCAGGCTCTCTGGGGGCCGGTGTGAACCTCTCCAAGGGCACGAACGTCTTTCTCAGTGTTGAAACCGGAACGCTGGAGAGGCACATTCACGTGGCCTTCAACGGCGAGCCTGTGAAGAAGGACGAGGCCGTGATAAGCCACTCCGTCGCTGAAGAGCTCGTTCCAATGGATTTCACAGGTGAGGTTGAGATATGGCAGTACTTCGACTTTCCCAACGGCTACGGCTTTGGCAACAGTGCCGGCGGGGCCCTGGGCACGGCTCTGGCTCTGAGCTACTCCTTCGGTGGGACGTGGCTCAGGGCTGCGCAGACGGCGCACAGACACGAGGTGATCAACAAGGGTGGCCTGGGTGATGTCATTGCACAGCTCGCCGGTGGGATAGAGATTCGGGTTAAGGCAGGAGGTCCGGGAATAGGTCTGGTCGATAACCTGTTCTTCGAGGACTATAAGGTTCTCGTTGTTCCACTCGGGAGGCTCTCTACCAAGGAGGTTCTCGACGGAGACGTCATCAAAGCCATAGAAGCCGAGGGTTCTAAGGCCCTGGAGAAGCTTCTGGCAGAGCCTAAACCCGAGCGCATGATGATCCTCGCGAGGGAGTTCGCCGAAAGGACCGGTTTGCTGGACGGCGAGCTCCTTGAACTAGCCAGAGAGCTGGACAAAGTGATCTCAAACCCAAGCTCGATGATAATGCTTGGTAGGGGTCTCTTTGCCCTCCTTAAACCGGAAGAAGTTGAAAAAGCTCGGGATATCCTCGCTGACCTGGAAGTTCCGTTCGACGTCGTCGATGTTTTCATGGGCAAGCCCGAGGTTGGCAGGTGGGTAGGATAG
- a CDS encoding Na+/H+ antiporter NhaC family protein, whose translation MSDFGVLALLPPLVAIILAIWTKRVILALFAGVWIGGVMVAGGNPVVGTTQTLEWIVSSVTSDWNARILIFNFLIGAGVGLIYKSGAVHALAASLVRRVKSSRGASILGWILGILVFFDDYTNTIVVGNTMRPITDRMRVSREMLAYIDDSTAAPVAGLALVSTWIGYELLMIGKGFDNANIVYGTYDAWLSSVPYRFYSILAIILVFIVAYTHRHYGPMLKAEYRARTEGKVLRDGAKPLMTTEVDLGTPNEGGSLWDFVIPLLVLVGVSMLGLWYTGAANLEAYSQDLGWWTELENPFGVNFLNYSFIESFREADAATALLWGSFAMVVVASIMLLGRRKMTVEEWEDTVVRGMKQMLFANTILVLAWSLGTAAESVGTGDYVISLATSSGANLGPWMPLIMFLSAMFVAFTTGTSWGTFAIMVPLGVQLSLAFTNGQVNEIVFATIGATFTGSIFGDHCSPISDTTIMSSMFSGSDHIDHVTTQIPYAFTVATIGSVLYLLFALGVTSWVILLPLGIALLVGAWYVLSEWYGKKYGIPHGKVPIYVAEE comes from the coding sequence GTGTCGGACTTTGGTGTGTTGGCATTGCTGCCCCCATTGGTTGCCATTATCTTAGCCATCTGGACAAAGAGGGTCATCCTGGCGCTGTTTGCGGGCGTCTGGATTGGTGGAGTGATGGTCGCCGGCGGTAATCCGGTAGTCGGGACCACCCAGACGCTGGAGTGGATTGTCAGTAGCGTTACAAGCGACTGGAACGCCAGGATACTCATATTTAACTTCCTGATAGGTGCGGGTGTCGGACTTATCTACAAGTCCGGCGCAGTCCACGCGCTGGCGGCTTCCCTGGTAAGGAGGGTCAAAAGCAGCAGAGGGGCCTCGATCCTCGGATGGATCCTCGGTATACTGGTGTTCTTCGATGACTACACCAACACCATAGTCGTCGGAAACACCATGAGGCCCATCACCGACAGGATGAGGGTTTCCAGGGAGATGCTCGCTTACATAGACGACTCTACCGCGGCACCCGTGGCTGGTCTTGCGCTCGTCTCAACGTGGATAGGCTATGAACTTCTCATGATAGGCAAGGGCTTTGATAACGCCAACATCGTTTATGGAACTTATGACGCCTGGCTGTCTAGCGTGCCCTATAGGTTCTATTCGATACTGGCAATAATACTCGTTTTCATCGTTGCATACACCCACAGGCACTACGGCCCCATGCTGAAGGCAGAATATCGCGCTAGGACTGAGGGCAAAGTCCTCCGCGACGGTGCGAAGCCCCTCATGACCACCGAGGTTGACCTAGGCACGCCCAATGAGGGCGGAAGTCTCTGGGACTTCGTTATTCCGCTCCTTGTCCTCGTTGGCGTCTCCATGCTTGGCCTCTGGTACACCGGAGCGGCCAACCTTGAGGCATATAGTCAGGATCTCGGCTGGTGGACCGAGTTGGAGAACCCGTTCGGTGTCAACTTCCTCAACTACAGCTTCATTGAGTCCTTCCGTGAGGCCGACGCTGCCACCGCGCTTCTCTGGGGCTCCTTCGCAATGGTCGTCGTTGCCAGCATAATGCTTTTGGGCAGGAGGAAAATGACGGTGGAGGAGTGGGAAGACACAGTAGTCAGGGGAATGAAGCAGATGCTCTTCGCCAACACCATCCTCGTCCTTGCTTGGAGCCTCGGAACCGCCGCTGAAAGCGTTGGAACCGGCGACTACGTCATCAGCCTTGCGACCAGCTCTGGGGCGAACCTCGGACCATGGATGCCGCTGATAATGTTCCTCTCTGCGATGTTCGTTGCGTTTACCACGGGAACTAGCTGGGGAACTTTCGCCATAATGGTTCCGCTTGGAGTCCAGCTCAGCCTGGCCTTCACCAACGGTCAGGTTAATGAGATAGTCTTCGCCACCATCGGAGCCACGTTTACCGGAAGCATCTTCGGCGACCACTGCTCACCCATCAGTGATACCACCATCATGAGCTCCATGTTCAGTGGTTCTGACCACATAGACCACGTCACAACCCAAATACCCTATGCCTTCACGGTTGCGACAATTGGCAGCGTGCTGTACCTCCTGTTCGCCCTGGGAGTCACGAGCTGGGTTATACTCCTGCCGCTGGGTATAGCCCTCCTCGTCGGTGCGTGGTACGTCCTCAGCGAGTGGTACGGCAAGAAGTACGGCATACCGCACGGCAAGGTGCCCATCTACGTTGCCGAGGAGTGA
- the udg gene encoding type-4 uracil-DNA glycosylase — protein sequence MGKEELMNKLEEKIKSCRKCPLGELRTNAVPGSGSYNAKVMFVGEAPGYWEDQKGLPFVGRAGKVLDELLAEIGLDRDEVYITNIVKCRPPDNRDPTEDEIKACSPYLDRQIDIIRPKVIVPLGRHSMRYILEKFGFEVEPISKIHGKAFEAHTLFGKIVIMPMYHPAVALYRPALKEELRKDFQKLRELTGESL from the coding sequence ATGGGCAAGGAAGAGCTGATGAATAAGCTCGAGGAGAAAATAAAATCCTGTCGGAAGTGTCCCCTTGGCGAGCTCAGAACTAACGCCGTACCCGGTTCGGGAAGTTATAACGCCAAGGTCATGTTCGTCGGTGAGGCACCTGGCTACTGGGAGGATCAGAAGGGGCTTCCTTTTGTTGGGAGGGCAGGAAAGGTTCTCGACGAACTCCTGGCTGAAATAGGCCTGGACAGGGATGAGGTTTACATCACGAACATAGTCAAATGCCGTCCGCCTGACAACCGCGACCCTACGGAGGATGAAATAAAGGCCTGCTCACCATACCTCGACAGGCAGATAGACATCATAAGGCCGAAGGTCATCGTTCCACTTGGGAGGCACTCGATGCGTTACATACTCGAGAAGTTCGGCTTCGAGGTCGAACCCATAAGTAAAATCCACGGAAAGGCCTTCGAAGCCCACACGCTGTTTGGAAAAATCGTCATAATGCCAATGTACCATCCGGCCGTGGCTCTTTACCGCCCAGCGCTGAAGGAAGAGCTTAGAAAGGATTTCCAAAAGCTGAGGGAGCTGACTGGAGAATCTTTGTGA
- the tes gene encoding tetraether lipid synthase Tes: protein MAESIDEVPSGEKEFEQLTKRVRDVLEFPEITPEEFEDMLKNASRAYGGPLPHKTYSLCPETRKVVPALIWEKDGKVWITKRCPEGLITDVYYESVEQYYRFQKWRYDFNLMSFNVENSGVNCPFDCGLCARHRSHTSLLNIVLTNRCNLSCWYCFFYAKEGQPIYEPTLEQIRMMLRNAKKEHPIGANAVQLTGGEPTLRNDLIEIIRIAKEEGYDHVQLNTDGIKLAFEPELVKKIREAGVNTLYLSYDGMTPQTNWKNHWEIPLIFENVRKAGGPGIVLVPTTIRNVNDHELGAIINFGLNHLDIVRGVNFQPISLVGRVPKKERQRFRITIPGAIKRIEEQTNGTIAMEDWYPIPIAGHIARFFEAFTGSKYYMTSHYCCGAATYIFLDRKKKRVVPISRFLDVEGFVEYLETKTEEIENWKHLGKLQKLKLGAEIFIKFKSFYDEKYAPEGLDVLDLIKNAFMHGNYDALGKFHKNALFLGMMHFMDEYNYDVERVERCVIHYAMPDGRIVPFCTFNVIPELYRDKVQAQFSYTWEEWKTLHPDWDYKKDKYVRTKEFVEKMKNSELYRKTYLEIEDYFGVNTKA from the coding sequence ATGGCCGAGAGCATTGATGAAGTACCCAGCGGCGAAAAAGAGTTCGAGCAACTCACGAAGAGGGTCAGGGACGTACTGGAGTTTCCAGAGATAACCCCTGAGGAGTTTGAGGATATGTTGAAGAATGCGAGCAGGGCCTACGGTGGGCCGCTGCCGCACAAGACGTACTCCCTCTGTCCCGAGACGAGGAAGGTTGTTCCCGCTTTGATCTGGGAGAAGGATGGAAAGGTTTGGATAACAAAGCGCTGTCCCGAGGGCCTGATCACCGATGTTTATTATGAGAGCGTTGAGCAGTACTATCGCTTCCAGAAGTGGAGGTACGATTTCAATCTCATGAGTTTCAACGTTGAGAATTCAGGTGTCAACTGTCCCTTCGATTGTGGACTCTGCGCCAGGCACCGCTCCCACACTAGCCTGTTGAACATAGTCCTGACAAACAGATGTAATTTATCGTGCTGGTACTGCTTCTTCTATGCCAAGGAAGGCCAGCCCATCTACGAACCGACACTTGAGCAGATCCGCATGATGCTCCGCAATGCGAAGAAGGAGCATCCCATCGGGGCCAACGCCGTTCAGCTCACGGGCGGAGAGCCAACGTTAAGGAACGACCTCATCGAGATCATCAGGATAGCCAAGGAAGAGGGCTACGACCACGTCCAGCTCAACACCGATGGAATCAAGCTCGCATTTGAGCCAGAACTCGTCAAGAAGATCAGAGAAGCTGGAGTCAACACACTCTACCTGAGCTACGATGGAATGACGCCCCAGACCAACTGGAAGAATCACTGGGAGATCCCGCTCATCTTTGAAAACGTTAGGAAGGCCGGCGGACCGGGAATAGTCCTCGTCCCGACCACCATAAGGAACGTCAACGACCACGAACTCGGTGCCATAATCAACTTCGGCCTCAACCATCTCGATATCGTCCGCGGCGTCAACTTCCAGCCAATTTCCCTCGTTGGAAGGGTTCCCAAGAAGGAGCGCCAGCGCTTCAGGATAACCATCCCAGGGGCAATAAAGCGCATAGAGGAGCAGACCAACGGCACAATAGCCATGGAGGACTGGTACCCAATACCAATTGCCGGTCACATAGCAAGGTTCTTTGAAGCCTTCACGGGAAGCAAGTACTACATGACGAGCCACTACTGCTGCGGAGCGGCAACCTACATCTTCCTCGACAGGAAAAAGAAGAGGGTGGTGCCGATAAGCAGGTTCCTCGACGTTGAGGGCTTCGTTGAGTACCTCGAGACCAAGACTGAGGAGATAGAGAACTGGAAGCATCTTGGAAAGCTCCAGAAGCTCAAGCTCGGAGCTGAGATATTCATCAAGTTCAAGAGCTTCTACGATGAGAAGTACGCGCCAGAGGGACTCGACGTCCTCGACCTCATAAAGAACGCCTTCATGCACGGCAACTACGACGCCCTGGGCAAGTTCCACAAAAACGCGCTCTTCCTCGGAATGATGCATTTCATGGACGAGTACAATTACGACGTTGAGAGGGTTGAGCGCTGTGTCATCCACTACGCCATGCCCGACGGAAGGATAGTGCCGTTCTGTACATTCAACGTGATTCCGGAACTCTACAGGGACAAGGTGCAGGCACAGTTCAGCTACACCTGGGAGGAGTGGAAGACTCTACACCCGGACTGGGACTACAAGAAGGACAAGTACGTTAGAACCAAAGAGTTCGTCGAAAAGATGAAGAACAGCGAGCTCTACAGGAAGACCTACCTCGAGATAGAGGACTACTTCGGGGTGAACACCAAGGCCTGA
- a CDS encoding DUF3213 domain-containing protein has translation MTVNGEKRLTKLSFKFGNIDWEMAVVKQYELLKNAGVWRAFINGYAKNGFVVFDEEKLSREKLLEKLKELEPEVVREEHLTVAELLESSHSWGNILGRMES, from the coding sequence ATGACCGTGAACGGGGAAAAGAGGCTCACCAAGCTCAGCTTCAAATTCGGCAACATAGACTGGGAGATGGCAGTGGTCAAGCAGTATGAACTCCTGAAAAACGCGGGTGTGTGGAGAGCGTTCATCAACGGCTACGCCAAGAACGGCTTTGTAGTCTTCGACGAGGAGAAGCTGAGCAGGGAGAAACTCCTTGAAAAGCTCAAGGAGCTCGAGCCAGAAGTCGTCAGGGAGGAACACCTAACGGTTGCGGAGCTCCTGGAGTCCAGCCACTCCTGGGGCAATATACTCGGCAGGATGGAGTCCTGA
- a CDS encoding DUF2139 domain-containing protein yields the protein MELKNYRFPPRYGPEWGSGGIFGLKYYNGVLYYTLAFEAEAHFVRDGEEKTYDFTLVGEGPTSGGDTYNAVTGVDEFIYFGGWVHAPAVYKNRTISFVNKYSHVHVYDTENDSIRLLWKDSIHHETDWAGEISDIIYDPYGDRLLLAREDGHANLGVYSLDRRTGRAEELIGDPSPKGTLVHDVAFFGIGNNFTEGLRELRALDLITGKWNTFKPGSSVDGRPYIKAELGAMASAYNRVFAFVRGGLFAGNPLMGEDLTFFRLFDFCTFYAPFRVNAINVGGGILTAFNAYHDAAYLPSDEFNWITTNTVAGPSVLVYIAPPMVKIVGAFGARITSIEKVDGKILLGTNTAPNTGATEATPFDTGNRDIVVLDEKILQDRPPAVSFSIPLALPSMARNFGAGTFGGIPLYGYTEPRAVFYASSDNKLTVYEYDLSLPPSGAYAETFELRRGKNVLDLSSFSGIVSFELEKEDMKGKVRIELR from the coding sequence ATGGAGCTGAAGAACTATCGCTTTCCCCCGCGTTACGGCCCCGAATGGGGCAGTGGTGGAATATTTGGCCTTAAATATTACAACGGCGTGCTCTACTACACCTTGGCCTTCGAGGCCGAGGCTCACTTCGTGAGGGACGGCGAGGAAAAAACCTACGACTTTACCCTAGTCGGGGAAGGCCCCACGAGCGGAGGGGATACCTACAACGCCGTAACGGGAGTCGATGAGTTCATCTACTTCGGCGGCTGGGTTCACGCTCCGGCCGTTTACAAGAACCGTACCATAAGCTTCGTCAACAAATACTCCCACGTCCACGTTTACGATACGGAAAACGACTCTATACGGCTCCTCTGGAAGGATTCAATCCACCATGAGACCGACTGGGCCGGGGAGATAAGCGATATCATCTACGACCCATACGGTGATAGACTTCTGCTCGCGAGGGAGGACGGTCACGCCAACCTCGGCGTTTACTCTCTGGATAGGAGAACCGGCAGGGCGGAAGAACTGATAGGTGATCCTTCGCCGAAGGGAACCCTCGTCCATGATGTGGCGTTCTTTGGAATCGGCAACAACTTTACGGAGGGGTTGAGGGAGTTAAGGGCTCTTGATTTGATAACCGGGAAATGGAATACCTTCAAGCCCGGAAGCAGCGTCGACGGGAGGCCCTATATAAAGGCAGAGCTTGGAGCCATGGCTTCCGCTTACAACAGGGTCTTCGCCTTTGTTCGTGGGGGTCTCTTTGCCGGCAACCCGCTCATGGGAGAGGACCTCACATTCTTCAGGCTCTTTGACTTCTGCACCTTCTACGCGCCCTTCAGGGTGAACGCGATAAACGTGGGCGGTGGAATACTGACTGCTTTCAACGCCTATCACGACGCGGCTTATCTGCCATCTGACGAGTTCAACTGGATCACCACCAACACGGTGGCCGGCCCTAGCGTCCTGGTTTACATAGCCCCGCCGATGGTGAAAATCGTTGGGGCCTTCGGGGCACGGATAACGAGCATCGAGAAGGTGGATGGAAAAATACTCCTTGGTACCAACACCGCGCCCAATACCGGGGCAACCGAGGCCACCCCATTTGACACGGGGAACAGGGACATAGTCGTGCTCGACGAGAAGATTCTCCAGGACAGGCCCCCGGCGGTGAGCTTCTCCATACCCCTCGCCCTTCCGAGCATGGCAAGGAACTTCGGCGCAGGAACTTTTGGAGGAATTCCGCTTTATGGCTACACTGAGCCGAGGGCAGTCTTCTACGCCAGCTCTGACAACAAGCTCACCGTTTACGAGTACGACCTCTCGCTCCCCCCATCTGGGGCTTACGCAGAGACCTTCGAGCTGAGACGCGGAAAGAACGTCTTGGACTTAAGCTCCTTCAGCGGGATAGTGTCCTTCGAGCTTGAAAAAGAGGACATGAAGGGAAAAGTGAGAATAGAGCTCCGCTGA
- a CDS encoding CidA/LrgA family protein, with protein sequence MYRGLAIIFGFFLMGEWLSETLSLSIPGSVLGMLLLLGALLSGVIKLEWVENEAEIFVRNMSVLFIPPGVGIVTYLGLIKSQVVPIFGALLISFIVTLLATAKTVELIRGRKGGDAG encoded by the coding sequence ATGTATCGCGGGCTGGCGATAATCTTCGGCTTCTTCCTCATGGGCGAATGGCTGAGCGAAACCCTCAGTCTTTCAATCCCGGGAAGCGTTCTCGGGATGCTCCTGCTGCTCGGCGCACTTCTCAGCGGGGTGATAAAGTTAGAATGGGTCGAGAACGAAGCGGAGATCTTCGTCAGGAACATGAGCGTCCTCTTCATTCCGCCGGGAGTCGGCATAGTGACATACCTTGGCCTGATAAAGAGCCAAGTGGTGCCGATATTCGGGGCGCTTCTCATCAGCTTCATTGTAACGCTCCTGGCAACGGCGAAAACGGTTGAGTTGATAAGGGGAAGAAAAGGGGGCGATGCCGGATGA
- a CDS encoding CidB/LrgB family autolysis modulator: MSPFGITLTLVVFCIFSELHNRKRAFYTNPVFLSILTIALILKAGRISYDYYMDSARILIFLLGPAVVSLAIPVYKGRNMIKAYAKEITIGIVAGGTIAILSAFYMAKLLGGSEEVLLSIAPKSVTTAIAIGISEKIGGLPALTAVLVILTGILGNALGVELLNLVRVKDRIARGLAMGVTSHGLGTARIILDDELAGAVSGLAMALNGVFTSLLLPYLIELLK; encoded by the coding sequence ATGAGCCCCTTCGGGATAACGCTCACTCTGGTTGTATTCTGCATCTTCTCGGAGCTTCACAACAGAAAGAGGGCATTCTATACGAACCCTGTCTTTCTGTCGATACTCACGATAGCGCTCATCCTCAAAGCTGGAAGGATTTCTTACGACTACTACATGGACAGCGCCAGGATACTCATCTTCCTCCTTGGGCCGGCTGTTGTCAGCCTTGCAATCCCTGTTTACAAGGGCCGAAACATGATAAAGGCATACGCAAAGGAGATAACCATAGGGATTGTAGCCGGAGGAACAATAGCTATACTCAGCGCCTTCTACATGGCGAAGCTCCTCGGGGGGAGCGAGGAGGTTCTGCTCAGCATAGCGCCGAAGAGCGTCACGACTGCAATAGCCATCGGAATAAGCGAGAAGATAGGTGGCCTCCCAGCTTTAACGGCCGTTCTGGTGATCCTGACGGGGATCCTTGGCAATGCCCTTGGGGTCGAGCTGCTGAACCTCGTCCGCGTGAAGGACAGAATAGCGAGAGGGTTAGCCATGGGCGTTACTTCCCATGGCCTCGGGACGGCTAGGATAATCCTCGACGACGAGCTGGCCGGGGCGGTGAGCGGATTGGCTATGGCCCTTAACGGCGTCTTCACGTCTCTATTGCTTCCCTATCTCATCGAACTCCTCAAGTAG
- a CDS encoding Tfx family DNA-binding protein, whose amino-acid sequence MGSKSFLTEQQIKILRLRARGLKQSEIAELLGTSRANISILERRALEKIEKARNTITIWEQINSKISVEVRKGEDIFTVPDKLFKKADELQIKVPYSTAEIIAFLVEHAPISDRIAKRDFTLFLDARDRLRISECLLEEFDEIGKQ is encoded by the coding sequence ATGGGAAGTAAGAGCTTCCTAACGGAGCAGCAGATTAAGATCCTCCGTCTGCGCGCTAGGGGTTTGAAACAGAGCGAGATAGCCGAGCTTTTAGGCACGAGCAGGGCTAACATAAGCATTCTTGAGAGAAGGGCCCTTGAAAAGATTGAGAAAGCTAGGAACACCATCACCATCTGGGAGCAGATAAACTCCAAGATAAGTGTTGAGGTCAGGAAGGGGGAGGACATCTTCACAGTCCCTGACAAACTCTTCAAGAAGGCGGACGAGCTTCAGATCAAGGTTCCTTACAGCACGGCGGAGATAATAGCCTTCCTCGTCGAGCACGCGCCAATAAGCGACAGAATAGCCAAGCGTGACTTCACGCTGTTCCTGGACGCCAGGGACAGGTTGAGGATAAGCGAGTGCCTACTTGAGGAGTTCGATGAGATAGGGAAGCAATAG